In Rissa tridactyla isolate bRisTri1 chromosome 2, bRisTri1.patW.cur.20221130, whole genome shotgun sequence, a single window of DNA contains:
- the TFAP2A gene encoding transcription factor AP-2-alpha isoform X3, whose amino-acid sequence MSILAKMGDWQERHDSTSNGTARLPQLGTVGQSPYTSAPPLSHTPNADFQPPYFPPPYQPIYPQSQDPYSHVNDPYSLNPLHAQPQPQHPGWPGQRQSQETGLLHTHRGLPHQLSGLDPRRDYRRHDDLLHAPHGLGSGLADLPLHSIPHAIEDVPHVEDPGINIPDQTVIKKGPVSLSKSNNNAVSSIPINKDALFGGVVNPNEVFCSVPGRLSLLSSTSKYKVTVAEVQRRLSPPECLNASLLGGVLRRAKSKNGGRSLREKLDKIGLNLPAGRRKAANVTLLTSLVEGEAVHLARDFGYVCETEFPAKAVAEFLNRQHSDPNEQVTRKNMLLATKQICKEFTDLLAQDRSPLGNSRPNPILEPGIQSCLTHFNLISHGFGSPAVCAAVTALQNYLTEALKAMDKMYLSNNPNSHTDNSTKSGDKEEKHRK is encoded by the exons GAGCGCCACGACAGTACCAGCAACGGGACAGCCCGGCTACCCCAGTTGGGGACCGTGGGTCAGTCTCCCTACACCAGCGCCCCGCCGCTCTCCCACACCCCCAACGCCGACTTCCAGCCCCCCTACTTCCCCCCCCCTTACCAACCCATCTACCCCCAGTCTCAGGACCCCTACTCCCACGTCAACGACCCCTACAGCCTCAACCCCCTCCATGCCCAGCCGCAGCCCCAACACCCAGGATGGCCGGGACAGAGGCAGAGCCAGGAGACGGGGCTACTCCACACGCACCGGGGGTTGCCCCACCAGCTCTCGGGGCTGGACCCACGCAGGGACTACCGGCGGCACGACGACCTGCTGCACGCCCCCCACGGGCTGGGCTCGGGGCTGGCCGACTTGCCCCTCCACTCCATCCCACACGCCATCGAGGACGTGCCG CACGTAGAAGACCCCGGTATTAACATCCCAGATCAAACTGTAATTAAGAAAG gccCCGTGTCCCTCTCCAAGTCTAACAACAACGCCGTCTCCTCCATCCCCATCAACAAGGACGCGCTCTTCGGCGGGGTGGTGAACCCCAACGAGGTCTTCTGCTCGGTGCCGGGCCGCCTCTCGCTGCTCAGCTCCACCTCCAAGTACAAGGTCACGGTGGCGGAAGTGCAGCGGCGCCTCTCGCCGCCCGAGTGCCTCAACGCCTCCCTGCTGGGCGGAGTGCTGCGGAG GGCGAAGTCTAAAAACGGAGGGAGATCTCTGAGGGAGAAACTGGACAAAATAGGATTAAACCTGCCGGCCGGGAGGCGTAAAGCTGCTAACGTTACCTTGCTCACGTCGCTGGTGGAGG GAGAAGCAGTACATCTAGCTAGAGATTTTGGGTACGTTtgtgagacagaatttcctgccAAAGCAGTAGCTGAATTTCTCAACCGACAACATTCCGATCCAAACGAGCAAGTCACAAGAAAAAACATGCTTCTAGCTACAAA ACAGATCTGTAAAGAGTTCACCGACCTGCTGGCTCAGGACCGATCTCCCCTGGGGAACTCGCGGCCCAACCCCATTTTGGAGCCGGGCATCCAGAGCTGCCTGACCCACTTCAACCTCATCTCGCACGGCTTCGGGAGCCCGGCGGTGTGCGCTGCCGTCACCGCCCTGCAGAACTATCTCACCGAGGCGCTCAAGGCCATGGACAAAATGTACCTCAGCAACAATCCCAACAGCCACACAGACAACAGCACCAAAAGCGGCGACAAAGAGGAGAAGCACCGAAAGTGA
- the TFAP2A gene encoding transcription factor AP-2-alpha isoform X1: MLVHSFSAMERHDSTSNGTARLPQLGTVGQSPYTSAPPLSHTPNADFQPPYFPPPYQPIYPQSQDPYSHVNDPYSLNPLHAQPQPQHPGWPGQRQSQETGLLHTHRGLPHQLSGLDPRRDYRRHDDLLHAPHGLGSGLADLPLHSIPHAIEDVPHVEDPGINIPDQTVIKKGPVSLSKSNNNAVSSIPINKDALFGGVVNPNEVFCSVPGRLSLLSSTSKYKVTVAEVQRRLSPPECLNASLLGGVLRRAKSKNGGRSLREKLDKIGLNLPAGRRKAANVTLLTSLVEGEAVHLARDFGYVCETEFPAKAVAEFLNRQHSDPNEQVTRKNMLLATKQICKEFTDLLAQDRSPLGNSRPNPILEPGIQSCLTHFNLISHGFGSPAVCAAVTALQNYLTEALKAMDKMYLSNNPNSHTDNSTKSGDKEEKHRK, from the exons ATGTTAGTACACAGTTTTTCGGCTATG GAGCGCCACGACAGTACCAGCAACGGGACAGCCCGGCTACCCCAGTTGGGGACCGTGGGTCAGTCTCCCTACACCAGCGCCCCGCCGCTCTCCCACACCCCCAACGCCGACTTCCAGCCCCCCTACTTCCCCCCCCCTTACCAACCCATCTACCCCCAGTCTCAGGACCCCTACTCCCACGTCAACGACCCCTACAGCCTCAACCCCCTCCATGCCCAGCCGCAGCCCCAACACCCAGGATGGCCGGGACAGAGGCAGAGCCAGGAGACGGGGCTACTCCACACGCACCGGGGGTTGCCCCACCAGCTCTCGGGGCTGGACCCACGCAGGGACTACCGGCGGCACGACGACCTGCTGCACGCCCCCCACGGGCTGGGCTCGGGGCTGGCCGACTTGCCCCTCCACTCCATCCCACACGCCATCGAGGACGTGCCG CACGTAGAAGACCCCGGTATTAACATCCCAGATCAAACTGTAATTAAGAAAG gccCCGTGTCCCTCTCCAAGTCTAACAACAACGCCGTCTCCTCCATCCCCATCAACAAGGACGCGCTCTTCGGCGGGGTGGTGAACCCCAACGAGGTCTTCTGCTCGGTGCCGGGCCGCCTCTCGCTGCTCAGCTCCACCTCCAAGTACAAGGTCACGGTGGCGGAAGTGCAGCGGCGCCTCTCGCCGCCCGAGTGCCTCAACGCCTCCCTGCTGGGCGGAGTGCTGCGGAG GGCGAAGTCTAAAAACGGAGGGAGATCTCTGAGGGAGAAACTGGACAAAATAGGATTAAACCTGCCGGCCGGGAGGCGTAAAGCTGCTAACGTTACCTTGCTCACGTCGCTGGTGGAGG GAGAAGCAGTACATCTAGCTAGAGATTTTGGGTACGTTtgtgagacagaatttcctgccAAAGCAGTAGCTGAATTTCTCAACCGACAACATTCCGATCCAAACGAGCAAGTCACAAGAAAAAACATGCTTCTAGCTACAAA ACAGATCTGTAAAGAGTTCACCGACCTGCTGGCTCAGGACCGATCTCCCCTGGGGAACTCGCGGCCCAACCCCATTTTGGAGCCGGGCATCCAGAGCTGCCTGACCCACTTCAACCTCATCTCGCACGGCTTCGGGAGCCCGGCGGTGTGCGCTGCCGTCACCGCCCTGCAGAACTATCTCACCGAGGCGCTCAAGGCCATGGACAAAATGTACCTCAGCAACAATCCCAACAGCCACACAGACAACAGCACCAAAAGCGGCGACAAAGAGGAGAAGCACCGAAAGTGA
- the TFAP2A gene encoding transcription factor AP-2-alpha isoform X2 — MKMLWKLTDNIKYEECEERHDSTSNGTARLPQLGTVGQSPYTSAPPLSHTPNADFQPPYFPPPYQPIYPQSQDPYSHVNDPYSLNPLHAQPQPQHPGWPGQRQSQETGLLHTHRGLPHQLSGLDPRRDYRRHDDLLHAPHGLGSGLADLPLHSIPHAIEDVPHVEDPGINIPDQTVIKKGPVSLSKSNNNAVSSIPINKDALFGGVVNPNEVFCSVPGRLSLLSSTSKYKVTVAEVQRRLSPPECLNASLLGGVLRRAKSKNGGRSLREKLDKIGLNLPAGRRKAANVTLLTSLVEGEAVHLARDFGYVCETEFPAKAVAEFLNRQHSDPNEQVTRKNMLLATKQICKEFTDLLAQDRSPLGNSRPNPILEPGIQSCLTHFNLISHGFGSPAVCAAVTALQNYLTEALKAMDKMYLSNNPNSHTDNSTKSGDKEEKHRK, encoded by the exons ATGAAAATGCTTTGGAAACTGACGGATAATATCAAGTATGAGGAATGTGAG GAGCGCCACGACAGTACCAGCAACGGGACAGCCCGGCTACCCCAGTTGGGGACCGTGGGTCAGTCTCCCTACACCAGCGCCCCGCCGCTCTCCCACACCCCCAACGCCGACTTCCAGCCCCCCTACTTCCCCCCCCCTTACCAACCCATCTACCCCCAGTCTCAGGACCCCTACTCCCACGTCAACGACCCCTACAGCCTCAACCCCCTCCATGCCCAGCCGCAGCCCCAACACCCAGGATGGCCGGGACAGAGGCAGAGCCAGGAGACGGGGCTACTCCACACGCACCGGGGGTTGCCCCACCAGCTCTCGGGGCTGGACCCACGCAGGGACTACCGGCGGCACGACGACCTGCTGCACGCCCCCCACGGGCTGGGCTCGGGGCTGGCCGACTTGCCCCTCCACTCCATCCCACACGCCATCGAGGACGTGCCG CACGTAGAAGACCCCGGTATTAACATCCCAGATCAAACTGTAATTAAGAAAG gccCCGTGTCCCTCTCCAAGTCTAACAACAACGCCGTCTCCTCCATCCCCATCAACAAGGACGCGCTCTTCGGCGGGGTGGTGAACCCCAACGAGGTCTTCTGCTCGGTGCCGGGCCGCCTCTCGCTGCTCAGCTCCACCTCCAAGTACAAGGTCACGGTGGCGGAAGTGCAGCGGCGCCTCTCGCCGCCCGAGTGCCTCAACGCCTCCCTGCTGGGCGGAGTGCTGCGGAG GGCGAAGTCTAAAAACGGAGGGAGATCTCTGAGGGAGAAACTGGACAAAATAGGATTAAACCTGCCGGCCGGGAGGCGTAAAGCTGCTAACGTTACCTTGCTCACGTCGCTGGTGGAGG GAGAAGCAGTACATCTAGCTAGAGATTTTGGGTACGTTtgtgagacagaatttcctgccAAAGCAGTAGCTGAATTTCTCAACCGACAACATTCCGATCCAAACGAGCAAGTCACAAGAAAAAACATGCTTCTAGCTACAAA ACAGATCTGTAAAGAGTTCACCGACCTGCTGGCTCAGGACCGATCTCCCCTGGGGAACTCGCGGCCCAACCCCATTTTGGAGCCGGGCATCCAGAGCTGCCTGACCCACTTCAACCTCATCTCGCACGGCTTCGGGAGCCCGGCGGTGTGCGCTGCCGTCACCGCCCTGCAGAACTATCTCACCGAGGCGCTCAAGGCCATGGACAAAATGTACCTCAGCAACAATCCCAACAGCCACACAGACAACAGCACCAAAAGCGGCGACAAAGAGGAGAAGCACCGAAAGTGA